Proteins co-encoded in one Amaranthus tricolor cultivar Red isolate AtriRed21 chromosome 7, ASM2621246v1, whole genome shotgun sequence genomic window:
- the LOC130818464 gene encoding uncharacterized protein LOC130818464 produces the protein MPPFLRKNGNRGDSERVLRNLVKALAGQPSALENWLREFDRLFSVVRCPAEFMIDQAAFYLVEDADYWWKHSKARLIVENDGELSWERFKGALRDQFYPPHVRKDKSNEFARFEMRNLTVDDYYQKFMEFLKFFPEDVPTETKKMQRFELGLSYEIQKYIETDRYDTLDQLFKRAAQIGNVIRKGQEKLAHGGDKRREPMFQNAESGSNHAINHFKKHKTYGGYQQKVYQPGQSSKGGRGSTSKARVQKPLYDRNGKERIYNCKRCQKNHPGRDCRGALVDCSYCGKSGHRMYECYARLGQQEPQGGNHRGFPQQRFGNGRSGNDTGNGNQNGGDFGRNPGGVSNLRFQRNHSRI, from the exons ATGCCTCCATTCTTGAGAAAGAACGGAAATAGAGGTGACTCTGAGCGTGTACTTCGGAACCTAGTGAAAGCCCTAGCTG GACAACCTTCTGCGCTGGAAAACTGGCTTCGAGAGTTTGACAGACTCTTTAGTGTAGTTCGATGTCCCGCAGAATTTATGATCGACCAGGCTGCATTTTATCTAGTCGAAGATGCTGACTACTGGTGGAAACATAGTAAGGCGAGGCTGATAGTGGAGAATGATGGTGAATTAAGCTGGGAACGTTTTAAGGGAGCGTTAAGGGATCAATTCTACCCACCTCACGTGAGGAAGGATAAGTCAAACGAGTTTGCTAGATTTGAAATGAGGAATTTAACAGTGGATGattattatcagaaatttatggaatttcTAAAGTTTTTCCCTGAGGACGTTCCGACTGAAACAAAGAAGATGCAACGCTTTGAACTGGGTTTATCGTACGAGATTCAAAAATACATTGAGACCGATAGGTATGATACTTTAGACCAGTTATTTAAGAGGGCAGCCCAGATAGGAAATGTTATTAGGAAGGGGCAGGAGAAGTTGGCCCATGGTGGGGACAAGAGGAGGGAACCTATGTTCCAGAATGCAGAGAGCGGGAGTAATCATGCAATAAACCACTTTAAGAAACACAAAACCTATGGGGGTTATCAACAAAAAGTGTACCAGCCAGGACAATCAAGTAAAGGTGGGAGAGGTTCGACATCTAAGGCCAGGGTACAGAAACCACTTTATGACCGCAAtggaaaggaaagaatttataacTGTAAGAGATGCCAGAAAAATCATCCAGGGAGAGATTGTCGGGGAGCATTAGTGGACTGTTCATACTGTGGTAAATCGGGTCATAGAATGTATGAGTGTTATGCTCGGTTGGGACAACAAGAACCTCAAGGGGGAAATCACAGAGGTTTTCCACAACAACGCTTCGGTAATGGTCGGAGTGGCAATGACACGGGAAATGGAAATCAAAACGGTGGTGATTTTGGTAGAAACCCTGGGGGTGTCTCAAACCTTAGGTTTCAGAGAAATCATTCCAGAATTTAG
- the LOC130818465 gene encoding uncharacterized protein LOC130818465 yields MNCKWDVEQLARAYIKYVIRYHGIPRTIVSDRDTRYLSHFWKSLQQALGTTLLHSTSFHPMTDGQTKRVNQILEDMLRAVAKEWQGPYDIVEKVGKLAYRLALPNALGKVHDVFHISQLKRYVVASSHVLDSEALELDESLTYEEQPVRILDKKVRSTRRNDITMVMVLWSNHRSQEAT; encoded by the exons ATGAATTGTAAGTGGGAtgtggaacaacttgctcgtgcttATATTAAGTACGTGATTCGTTATcatggaatacctcgtactattgtttCCGATCGCGATACTCGAtatttgtcacatttttggaaatcacTACAACAAGCGTTGGGGACCACccttcttcatagtacgtccTTCCACCCAATGACCGATGGTCAGACGAAACGTGTCAATCAAATACTggaggacatgttgagagcgGTAGCAaaggaatggcaag GTCCTTATGACATTGTGGAGAAAGTAGGGAAGTTAGCCTATCGGTTAGCGTTGCCTAATGCTCTAGGTAAAGTGCACGACGTTTTTCACATTTCTCAGTTGAAACGTTACGTCGTAGCCTCTTCTCATGTATTAGATTCAGAggcgttagaacttgatgagagcctaacctatGAGGAACAGCCTGTCCGGATTTTGGAtaagaaggtccgtagtactcgTCGGAACGATATCACCATGGTTATGGTATTATGGTCCAATCAccgctcacaagaggcaacctAG